The genomic DNA GGACCGAGGCGCGGGCCTCTCCTTCCGGCGTGCGCCACAAGACGATGTCGTCGGGCTCCCCCGAGGACCGGCTACCGTCCAGCGACTCGTGCTCGGGGAGAACGGGGACTCGGGCCGGGGCCGTTCGGACGCGAGACTCGCCCGGCACGACGAGCCGGAGCGGGCTGCGGCTGGGCACGGATGGCGCGCCGTCGCCACCGTGGGACGCGTTCGCGAGCCCCGCCAGGGCATCACCGACGTGGCCGAAGGCGACGTTGCACCCGAGTCGGTAGCCGCGCTCGCCCCGTCCCGTCACGCGGGAGAGGTAGACCCGGAATCCGAACGGCACGAGCGGCCGGACCCAGCCGAGGTGCTTGGGCTGGACGCGGCCGAGCACGCGACCGCCATGCGAGGCGACGAGGTGATCGCCTCTGGCGTCGAGGTCGAGGGCGAGCCAGGCCGCTTTCGGATCCTGGGAGAGCGACCGGAGAAACGGCTGATGGCGCGAGGTGCCGACGAGCTTCGAGGGGACGGCGAAGGACGAGGCGCGGTGGTGGACGCTGAAGGCGCAGGCGTCGAAGGCCTTGGTGTCCAGCGTATCCGGCTGCATTCGGGAATGGTCGCTCGCGAACGCGCGCCAGGAGCGGGCCTGACGCGCGATCTGACGGGTGCGGATGTCGGACTCGGGGATGTGCGTCCCAGCGGACGTCCAGACGTCCGTAGCGGTGCGAATGCCGCCAGAGGCTCTGGGGCTTGAACGGGTGTGGGCGGGGTGTGCCATCGGGATCGGGGCCTCCCCCGGTCTGGTTTGGGTGGTGGCGCCAGCGGCGGGGCCTCTGGCGCGGGGAGTGAGGCCCGGCATCGAAACTGGGCCTCGTGTCGGATGCGGCGCGAGCGGACTCGCGGACCGCAGCGCCGGGTTAGCGAGAGCGACTAGAAGGGCATCCAGTCGTCGACCTCGACCGCCTCGGTCGACGGCTGGACCGGCTCCGGGTCAGGCTCAGGAACAGGGCCGTAGGCGTCGAGCGCGGCCTCGGCTCGCGCGTGGGCTCTCTCGTCGCAGACGGCCGACGGCAGACCCGCGCCCGCGTCGTCGAAGCCCGCGAGGTAGGCCTCCAGGCCAAATCCGTAGAGCCGCTCGAACCACCGGCTGTAGGCCCACGCGCTCGCGTGGCGGTGCCGCCAGGTGAGTTCGGCGAACCGGAGCGGCGTCATGTGGTGACGGAGGCACTTCGCCTCGGTATCCCACACGGCCCGCGAGCCCGTTTGGTAGATCCACTCGGTCAGCGGGCGCTCGGCGTAGCCGTCGGCGAGGCAGGCCTCGTAGCCCGCCTGATAGGACGCTTCATCGTGGGCGTCGCGGTCCGGTTCAGGGAGACACCGGCAGAGCAGGCGGTTGCAGCCGTGGCAGAAGTCGCCGGGGCCGGGCATGGATCTCGACATGGGTCTCGAAGAGGAGAGTCGCAGAACGAACTCCAGCCGAGTGCCGGGGCCGCTCCTCGCCCGAGGGGAGCGGCCCTCCGGCGCCGCTAGGCTGCCCGGCGCAGCGCGCCCCGCCCCTCACCGCCTCGGATCTCGACCACAGGCCGGTGCTCCGTCACCGCCCGGAGGACGCCCGTCGTCCTCCCCCCTGTCGGGACGAAGAACCGGGTGCGGAAGGCATGGACCTCGGCGAAGACCCCGTCGGCCTCCAGCTCGCGCATCGCGGCCAGGTCCGGCCCCACGAGTTCGATCCGGGGCTCGTTCGCCACACGTCGGCGGCGGAGTTGCCAGCCGTTGGCGAGATCGGCCTCAGCTCCGGCTACCAGGCGCTCAGCCAGCGCGTCGGGCGTGATCTTGACGCGGTCGCCAGAGGCCCCGAGAGCCTTGAGCGTCGCGCTCAGGTGCTCCGGCATGACGGCCCGGCCGATCATGCGCTCGCCCGCGTCCGTCTGGGCGCGGTAGATCCTCGGGTGCCCCGCGATCCGGTCCCAGATGGGCAGGATGGTCCCGGTCACGAGATGGATGGGCTCGGTCGTGAACTCAGGCGCGGCGTCGACGCCAGCGGCCCAGAGCGCCTTGGCGTCGTCCGTGGGTACGGGCCGGTGGCCTCCCTCCTCCCCTGCCCTGTTGATCTCGGTCTCGTCCATCAGCCGGTTCGAGCGCACGCCGACCCGGCGCACGCGTTGGACGATGCGTCCGGTCTCGGTCGTCCGGCTCCCGGCGCGGAAGAGCGCGTAGGGCTGTCCGCTCCGGCGGTTCTGGACGAACCCGAGCCACGAGCCCATCGCCTGAGAGTCTTTGGCCCAGCGCCAGATTTCGTCCCAGTCCACGATCTCCGTCCGCCGCGTGAGCTCCAGCGTCACGACCTGCGTCGTCGCGCCGGACCGCTCGTGCGTGTAGACGAGCCGCTCGTCGGTCTTGACCACGCGCTCGGCCCGAATCGTCTCGACGCCGAGGTCGAGCGTCCCTGCCTCCCGAGCCGCCTCGGTGGCCTCAAGGAGGTAGCCGTACCATGAATCGAAGACGGCGTCCATGGCGCCGGTTTGGAGCGAGAGCAAGCGGTTCAAGAACTTCGGCACCTCGGGGACGGCGCTCACGTTGAGCTGCCCGTCCTGGTCCAGAACCTTGATGCCCATCTGCTCCTCGACGAGCGCCGGCGTGACGCCCGAGGCGACCGCCCGACCCTCGCCCCGGTAGAGGTCGACGAACCAGTTGTGCAGGCTGGCGCGGGAGAGCGGGGTCTCCAGGTTGAACTCGCTCGACAAGAGGCCCTGGCTCGCCGTCTGCCGCTGGCCCTTCGTGAGCGCGCCGAGTTGGTCGAGCCGCCGCGCGATGGTGGAGAGGAAGCGGCGCTGGGCTTTGAGGTTGGTGGTCACGAGCACGAGCTCAGGCGGGCACGCCTGGTTGGCCCGGTGGACCCGGCCCATGCCCTGCACGCACCGCGCGCTGCTCCAGCCGGGCTCGACGCAGTAGAGGACCCGGCGCTGCTGGTTCTCGGCCGCGAGATCGGCGTGGTAGCTCCGGCCGGTGCCGCCGGCCTGGCTGAAGACGAGCACCCGGCGCTTGCCCGCCATGAACTCGTCGGCCTCGGCGTTGCACGTCCGCCTCGTCCGGCGCTCCTCGACGACCTGCTCGATGCCATCGACGGTCTTGGTGACGAACCGCCGCGATCTGCCCGTCACCTCGGCCACGGCGTCGGGTCCGAAGTGGGCGACGACCTGGTCGAGCACGCCGTGGGGCACGGACACCGCCCCCACCTCCAGCATCAGCCGGTCCCTCGCGGCCACGGCCGCAGGCGACTGGACGAAGTCTCCCGCTGCGTTCTTGACGGGCCGCGAACGGACTCGGCCCTCGTCGTCGAGGTACTCCTCGTAGAGCGTGGTCGGGAAGCTGGCCTCGACGAACTGCAAGAGTTGGTCGCGTGGCGTCACATCGAGGTCCCGGAGGTCCTCCCCGTTCGCAACGGCCTTCGCGTAGGCTCGCTCGGTGGCCGCCTCCATCGTGGACACCAACTGCACGACGCAGCTCTCGCCCGCGTCCAAGCGCGCCTCCATGTCCCGGATCAGGCTCGGCGCGCTCATGGCTACCAGCACGTGCAGGAAGAACCGCTGATGGGCGCCCCAGAACTGGCTGTAGGCTGCGGCCCGGGCGCGCCCGCACTTGTCCGCCTTCGTGACTTCGAGCGCGTCCTGGATGTTGCGGAGCACGACCTGCCACGCCTCGGCGCAGCGGTCATAGGTCTGAGCCTGGTGGGATTCGAGGTCGTGGACGAGCGTGCGGTAGTCGACGCCGTCGTAAGAAACGGACCGGGCGAGGTAGAGCCCCATCGACTTCAGGTCCTTCGCCACCAGCTCCATCGCGGCGATGCCACCGGCACTGACTTTCTCGACGAACGCCTCGACGGTCGGGAAAGGGGTGCCCCGGCCCCAGAGGCCAAGGCGGGCGGCGTAGGCAAGGTTGGCGACCTCGGTGGCGCCTGTGGCGCTGGCGTAGACGATGCGGGCATTGGGGAGCCGCTCTTGCAACTCCACACCGACGAGCGCCCGCTGGGACGCCTTCTGGATGCCTCGGCTGCCCTGACGGTCGAGGGCGGAGGCCATGTTGTGCGATTCGTCGAAGACTACGACGCCCTCGAACTCGGCCTCGGAGGATGGCCCACCATCCTCTCCCCCACCGGCGAGCCAGGCCACGACCTGCTCGAGCCGGTCGATGCCGGTCTGCCGGCGGCCGCTGCCGGCCGCGCCGTCGCGTTCGCGGGGCTTGCCTTTGAGCGTGTCGTAGCTCGCGAAGCAGACGCCCTCGGCCTGCTGAATGGGTCCCTTGCACGCGCCGAGGTCGAAGACGAAGTCCTCCGGGCCGCCGAGCGCGGTCCAGTCGCGGATGGCGTCGCGCATGAGGTTGCAGTTCTCGGACACCCAGAGGGCGCGGCGGCGCCCCTGGAGGATGTTGTCGAGGAGGATGGCGGCTGAGGTGTTGTGGGTCACGATGAAGTCGTCCGTGACGTAAAGCCGGGATTCGGCCTCGACCGCGATGCATTGGGCCTCCATATCACCCACGTACTCGACTGACTGGATGTAGCGCCGGGCCGGGTACTTCTCGCGCGGGCCGCACCGCTCAGCCTTCCGGCGGAGACGGAACGGCGCCAGCCGGTGGGTGAGTGTGATCGTCGTCGCGAAGCAGTCGCGCTTGGGCGTCTTCTTGACCCGCTTCCGGGCCACGCCGCCGAGGGACTGGACAAGGAAGACCACGTCATCGGCGAGACGCTCGGAGGTCGTGTAGTGGATAGTGACCCCACGAGGGTCCGCGTACCCGTCGGAGTCCATGAGCCCACGGAGCACGGCGAGCCGGACGGCGACGGTGTTGAAGAGGTAGTCCTCGGGGACCCACTTCTCCCACGCCCGCTTTCCGCAGA from Rubricoccus marinus includes the following:
- a CDS encoding DUF6166 domain-containing protein, whose amino-acid sequence is MAHPAHTRSSPRASGGIRTATDVWTSAGTHIPESDIRTRQIARQARSWRAFASDHSRMQPDTLDTKAFDACAFSVHHRASSFAVPSKLVGTSRHQPFLRSLSQDPKAAWLALDLDARGDHLVASHGGRVLGRVQPKHLGWVRPLVPFGFRVYLSRVTGRGERGYRLGCNVAFGHVGDALAGLANASHGGDGAPSVPSRSPLRLVVPGESRVRTAPARVPVLPEHESLDGSRSSGEPDDIVLWRTPEGEARASVPHVARHSPTGIEWGYGGSGPADLARSVLLALVDERAADMLYQRFKHEVVAAVPKSGGVLRAAEVRAWVEQVRRPMQRAAEQ
- a CDS encoding strawberry notch-like NTP hydrolase domain-containing protein produces the protein MFDAYRPQVRVVGSQPHPTRLVESAAMAAATAPPCFYRPTLPRHLVERGTISDAQLEAVCRTGDAHRSHLPGTSTDEKGPRQGFFIGDATGVGKGRAQPLHARVLTPTGWRFMGEIQVGDLVVSDDGRPTRVTGVFPQGEMAVYRVTFSDGSATECTDDHLWLTQTKRQRYYQKKGWGINYPKPDVRTLREIRESLHLCHSVPLVAPVAFEAREVPVDPYLLGVMIGDGCIRQSSIQLTLGEAEMVERTRAALPKGAMLRKVPSREYHYDVTGGTRTTRGLPKHRNPVLNGVRALGLCGKRAWEKWVPEDYLFNTVAVRLAVLRGLMDSDGYADPRGVTIHYTTSERLADDVVFLVQSLGGVARKRVKKTPKRDCFATTITLTHRLAPFRLRRKAERCGPREKYPARRYIQSVEYVGDMEAQCIAVEAESRLYVTDDFIVTHNTSAAILLDNILQGRRRALWVSENCNLMRDAIRDWTALGGPEDFVFDLGACKGPIQQAEGVCFASYDTLKGKPRERDGAAGSGRRQTGIDRLEQVVAWLAGGGEDGGPSSEAEFEGVVVFDESHNMASALDRQGSRGIQKASQRALVGVELQERLPNARIVYASATGATEVANLAYAARLGLWGRGTPFPTVEAFVEKVSAGGIAAMELVAKDLKSMGLYLARSVSYDGVDYRTLVHDLESHQAQTYDRCAEAWQVVLRNIQDALEVTKADKCGRARAAAYSQFWGAHQRFFLHVLVAMSAPSLIRDMEARLDAGESCVVQLVSTMEAATERAYAKAVANGEDLRDLDVTPRDQLLQFVEASFPTTLYEEYLDDEGRVRSRPVKNAAGDFVQSPAAVAARDRLMLEVGAVSVPHGVLDQVVAHFGPDAVAEVTGRSRRFVTKTVDGIEQVVEERRTRRTCNAEADEFMAGKRRVLVFSQAGGTGRSYHADLAAENQQRRVLYCVEPGWSSARCVQGMGRVHRANQACPPELVLVTTNLKAQRRFLSTIARRLDQLGALTKGQRQTASQGLLSSEFNLETPLSRASLHNWFVDLYRGEGRAVASGVTPALVEEQMGIKVLDQDGQLNVSAVPEVPKFLNRLLSLQTGAMDAVFDSWYGYLLEATEAAREAGTLDLGVETIRAERVVKTDERLVYTHERSGATTQVVTLELTRRTEIVDWDEIWRWAKDSQAMGSWLGFVQNRRSGQPYALFRAGSRTTETGRIVQRVRRVGVRSNRLMDETEINRAGEEGGHRPVPTDDAKALWAAGVDAAPEFTTEPIHLVTGTILPIWDRIAGHPRIYRAQTDAGERMIGRAVMPEHLSATLKALGASGDRVKITPDALAERLVAGAEADLANGWQLRRRRVANEPRIELVGPDLAAMRELEADGVFAEVHAFRTRFFVPTGGRTTGVLRAVTEHRPVVEIRGGEGRGALRRAA